In a single window of the Coprothermobacter proteolyticus DSM 5265 genome:
- the rpsS gene encoding 30S ribosomal protein S19, which produces MAWDKPYPRGKYTDPKLLKKVQKMQSTGDKRIIKTWSRRSTITPEMVGLTIAVYNGKVHIPVYITQQMVGHKLGEFAITRNFRGHGEPVERSSALK; this is translated from the coding sequence ATGGCGTGGGATAAACCTTATCCAAGAGGAAAATATACAGACCCTAAATTGTTAAAGAAAGTACAAAAGATGCAGAGTACAGGTGATAAGCGCATCATCAAAACCTGGAGTCGCAGAAGCACCATTACACCAGAAATGGTTGGACTCACCATTGCTGTGTACAATGGGAAAGTGCATATACCGGTGTACATAACACAGCAAATGGTGGGCCATAAACTGGGCGAATTTGCTATTACTCGTAACTTCCGGGGCCACGGTGAACCGGTTGAGCGATCCAGCGCGCTGAAGTGA
- the rplP gene encoding 50S ribosomal protein L16, translated as MLMPKRVKYRKNHLPHIKGKETRGLKLAFGDYGIQAVGRGYVDSRMIESCRVIMAKNIGKTGKYWIRIFPDVAWTKKPLEVRMGGGKGDPEKWIFPVKPGRIMFELTGVDEDTAKHIARLIGFRLPFEVRLISRV; from the coding sequence ATGCTAATGCCTAAACGTGTTAAGTACAGAAAGAACCATTTACCGCACATAAAGGGAAAAGAAACCAGAGGTCTGAAGCTGGCTTTCGGCGACTACGGTATACAGGCAGTTGGTCGTGGCTATGTTGATTCGCGCATGATTGAGTCCTGCCGTGTCATCATGGCTAAGAACATAGGAAAAACTGGAAAGTACTGGATAAGAATATTCCCAGATGTGGCTTGGACTAAGAAACCACTCGAGGTGAGAATGGGTGGAGGAAAGGGAGATCCTGAGAAATGGATTTTCCCAGTAAAGCCAGGAAGAATCATGTTCGAGCTAACCGGAGTTGATGAAGACACAGCTAAGCACATTGCTAGGTTAATTGGATTCCGCCTACCTTTCGAGGTTAGGTTAATTAGTCGTGTGTAA
- the rplN gene encoding 50S ribosomal protein L14 — translation MIRPYTKLKVADNTGVKTIQVIRVLRGPRVAYGTIGDIVVANVREVLPNSDFKKGDVVKAVVVRLAKEIKRPDGTCVKFDDNAAVIIDQLGEPSGTRVFGPVARELREKGYLKIISLAPEVL, via the coding sequence ATGATCAGACCTTACACGAAGCTTAAGGTTGCAGATAATACCGGAGTGAAGACCATTCAAGTAATCCGAGTACTGAGAGGTCCCAGGGTGGCCTACGGAACCATCGGTGACATAGTAGTAGCTAATGTCCGAGAAGTTTTGCCGAACAGCGATTTCAAGAAGGGTGATGTGGTTAAAGCAGTGGTGGTCCGTTTGGCTAAGGAAATCAAGAGGCCCGATGGGACGTGCGTCAAATTTGATGACAACGCGGCGGTCATCATTGACCAGCTTGGCGAGCCTAGTGGAACCCGTGTATTCGGGCCTGTGGCTCGTGAGCTCAGAGAGAAGGGGTATTTGAAGATCATCTCACTTGCCCCTGAAGTGTTGTAG
- the rplD gene encoding 50S ribosomal protein L4 encodes MQLPVFDVNGAEVAYEDVNENLVATPVRGRLLHLNVVRVLSGKRHGTASTKKQGEVAGSTRKPWPQKHTGRARHGYMRSPIWRKGAVAFGPKPRDWTKDVNKKQVKLAMASCFGYRLKNGELLLIDANSFNGKTREFKAFLRSKQLDEKRVTVVSLAGEQGVRRACQNLENVYYVPVEKVNAYDLLKGDAVIMTQSAWVRAQEVWANV; translated from the coding sequence ATGCAACTTCCAGTATTTGATGTGAATGGTGCCGAAGTTGCCTATGAAGACGTTAATGAAAATTTGGTAGCGACGCCTGTGCGCGGCAGGTTGCTGCATCTCAATGTGGTGCGCGTGCTATCTGGCAAGCGCCATGGCACAGCATCTACAAAGAAGCAGGGAGAAGTAGCAGGAAGCACAAGAAAGCCTTGGCCTCAGAAGCATACAGGCAGAGCTCGTCATGGCTATATGAGGTCTCCTATATGGAGAAAGGGAGCCGTGGCTTTTGGGCCAAAACCACGTGACTGGACTAAGGACGTTAACAAGAAGCAAGTAAAACTTGCCATGGCCTCCTGTTTTGGATACAGGCTGAAAAATGGCGAGTTGTTACTCATTGATGCAAACAGCTTTAACGGTAAAACGCGCGAGTTTAAGGCTTTTCTAAGAAGTAAGCAGTTGGATGAAAAACGGGTAACAGTGGTGTCGCTTGCTGGTGAGCAAGGTGTTAGACGTGCTTGTCAGAACTTAGAAAATGTATACTATGTACCTGTGGAAAAAGTAAATGCCTATGATTTACTTAAAGGAGATGCTGTCATAATGACTCAGTCTGCCTGGGTCAGGGCACAGGAGGTGTGGGCAAATGTCTAA
- the rplB gene encoding 50S ribosomal protein L2, with protein sequence MPVRRYKPVTSSTRHRVVIDYKSVITKTEPEKSLLAPLKKSGGRNNAGRISVRFRGGGHKRRYRIIDFKRDKDGIPGKITSIEYDPNRTAFIALVTYADGEKRYILAPDEIEVGDVIISGEEAPIRVGNALPLSKIPTGTTIHNIELYPGRGGQLVRSAGTWAQLMAKEGDYAHVRLPSGEIRLINVKCKATIGRVSNLDHENVSSGKAGRTRWLGRRPQVRGTAMNPVDHPHGGGEGKSPIGHPSPLSPWGWKTLGWKTRRGKKPSDKFIVKRRK encoded by the coding sequence ATGCCTGTAAGAAGATACAAACCAGTTACGTCTAGCACAAGACACAGAGTGGTCATTGACTATAAGAGCGTTATCACGAAAACTGAACCAGAAAAGTCACTCCTTGCACCGCTCAAGAAAAGCGGAGGCAGAAACAACGCAGGACGAATTTCTGTAAGATTCCGTGGCGGCGGTCACAAGAGAAGATATAGAATTATAGATTTTAAGAGGGACAAAGATGGTATTCCTGGTAAGATAACGTCCATAGAATATGATCCCAATAGAACTGCTTTTATCGCTTTGGTAACTTATGCGGACGGTGAGAAGCGCTACATCTTAGCACCAGACGAGATCGAGGTTGGAGATGTCATTATTTCAGGTGAAGAAGCTCCAATCAGGGTAGGAAATGCACTGCCGCTGTCTAAGATACCCACTGGTACAACCATTCATAACATTGAGCTGTATCCAGGACGGGGAGGGCAACTAGTCAGATCTGCAGGTACATGGGCACAGCTAATGGCTAAAGAGGGCGATTATGCTCATGTACGTCTGCCCAGCGGCGAAATCAGACTCATTAATGTGAAGTGCAAAGCCACCATTGGACGCGTTAGCAACCTGGATCATGAAAATGTTTCCTCTGGTAAGGCTGGAAGAACAAGATGGCTTGGTAGAAGACCTCAGGTCAGAGGAACTGCTATGAACCCGGTGGACCACCCACATGGTGGAGGAGAAGGAAAATCACCTATTGGACACCCATCTCCACTTTCCCCTTGGGGTTGGAAGACATTGGGGTGGAAGACCCGTCGTGGTAAGAAGCCTTCTGACAAGTTCATTGTAAAGCGGCGTAAGTAA
- the rplW gene encoding 50S ribosomal protein L23, translating into MSKSPLDVLIAPVLTEKALMLHRDGKYTFYVRKDANKIDIKRAVEQVFNVKVTKVYTSYVRGKQKRRGYNVYRTPDKKKAIVQLAPGQHIELIEGV; encoded by the coding sequence ATGTCTAAATCGCCTTTGGATGTACTCATAGCACCCGTACTAACAGAAAAAGCGTTGATGCTGCACAGAGATGGCAAATACACGTTCTATGTAAGAAAGGATGCTAACAAGATTGACATTAAACGTGCTGTGGAGCAGGTTTTTAATGTTAAGGTAACGAAAGTCTATACTTCATATGTTCGTGGTAAGCAAAAAAGAAGAGGCTATAACGTGTACAGAACTCCGGACAAGAAAAAAGCCATCGTTCAGCTTGCTCCTGGCCAGCACATTGAACTTATCGAGGGAGTGTGA
- the rplF gene encoding 50S ribosomal protein L6, which yields MSRIGKKPVVVPKGVTVTIDGSTVTVKGPKGTLTRTFDPRIKISLIEDQIIVERTSEEKEVRALHGTTRALIQNMVTGVSEGFSVTLKIRGVGYRAELKGKDLQMSLGFSHPVVIQSIEGIQFQVPSADTVVVSGIDKQLVTQVAANIRRYRIPDAYKGKGIWYEGEQRPLKPGKAVGKGK from the coding sequence ATGTCGAGAATAGGTAAGAAACCAGTCGTTGTCCCAAAAGGTGTGACCGTCACCATTGACGGTAGTACGGTTACGGTGAAAGGACCTAAGGGCACTTTGACTCGCACCTTTGATCCCCGCATTAAAATCTCACTTATTGAGGACCAGATCATTGTGGAGAGAACCTCTGAAGAAAAAGAGGTAAGAGCGCTTCACGGCACTACCCGTGCGCTAATACAGAACATGGTTACGGGAGTAAGTGAAGGGTTTTCAGTAACCTTGAAGATTCGTGGTGTGGGTTACCGTGCCGAGTTAAAAGGCAAGGATTTGCAGATGTCACTGGGTTTCTCGCATCCCGTGGTTATCCAGAGCATTGAAGGTATACAGTTTCAAGTGCCTTCTGCTGACACAGTGGTTGTTAGTGGCATTGACAAACAGTTGGTAACGCAGGTTGCTGCAAATATTAGAAGATATAGAATCCCCGATGCTTACAAGGGCAAAGGTATTTGGTACGAAGGCGAGCAAAGACCTTTGAAACCAGGTAAAGCAGTTGGTAAGGGTAAGTAA
- the rplC gene encoding 50S ribosomal protein L3, giving the protein MKGIGLLGKKIGMSRFIDEKGVFIPVTLIKAGPNYVVNVKKDSKGRESVALGFEVVKEKALNKPQLGVLKKAGVPPVRFVREFRYPGISEKFEVGQEVNVADVFADGELVDVIGTSKGRGFAGAMKRWGFAGGPKTHGTRGWHRRVGAIGNRTYPGEVKPGKKMSGHYGNSQVTVRNLKIVKVIPEQNIIAVKGSVPGSRNGFVCIRKAYGLGPEGRSE; this is encoded by the coding sequence GTGAAAGGAATAGGACTACTCGGTAAAAAAATTGGCATGAGCCGCTTCATTGACGAAAAAGGCGTGTTTATTCCTGTCACCCTCATTAAGGCGGGCCCTAACTACGTGGTAAACGTTAAGAAGGACAGCAAGGGCCGCGAATCGGTTGCTTTGGGTTTTGAAGTGGTGAAAGAGAAAGCATTGAACAAGCCTCAGCTAGGAGTATTAAAGAAAGCTGGTGTACCACCTGTCAGGTTTGTCAGGGAATTCAGATATCCTGGTATCAGCGAAAAGTTTGAAGTGGGTCAGGAAGTGAACGTGGCTGACGTGTTTGCTGATGGAGAACTTGTAGATGTGATTGGGACGAGCAAGGGACGTGGATTTGCTGGTGCAATGAAGCGTTGGGGATTTGCTGGAGGGCCTAAAACCCACGGAACGCGTGGATGGCACAGGAGAGTAGGTGCCATAGGTAACAGGACATATCCTGGAGAGGTAAAGCCAGGGAAGAAGATGTCGGGACATTATGGTAATAGTCAAGTGACTGTAAGAAACCTAAAAATTGTTAAGGTCATACCTGAGCAAAACATAATCGCTGTTAAGGGCTCAGTGCCTGGATCCAGAAATGGTTTTGTATGCATCAGAAAAGCCTATGGACTTGGACCTGAAGGAAGGAGTGAATAG
- the rplE gene encoding 50S ribosomal protein L5 — protein sequence MSLKEKYETEVRPYMMKKFGYKNAMQVPKVVKVTLNRGLGEALQNPRAIEVTTKEFEIITGQKPLVRRSKKNIAAFKLRKGAPIGVSVTLRKDKMWNFMEHLINDVLPRVRDFRGLNPRSFDGRGNYNFGLLEDLVFPEISYDMIDKTRGLGISITTTAKTDEEAFELLKALGFPFMER from the coding sequence ATGAGTTTGAAAGAAAAGTACGAAACCGAAGTTAGACCATACATGATGAAAAAGTTTGGTTACAAGAATGCGATGCAGGTGCCGAAGGTGGTAAAGGTCACACTTAACCGAGGCTTAGGAGAGGCTTTGCAAAACCCAAGAGCTATTGAGGTTACTACGAAAGAATTTGAGATCATAACGGGTCAAAAGCCACTGGTTAGGAGATCGAAGAAGAACATAGCAGCATTTAAGCTGAGAAAGGGCGCTCCAATCGGGGTCAGTGTTACCTTGAGGAAGGATAAGATGTGGAATTTCATGGAACACCTCATCAATGATGTTCTTCCCAGGGTACGTGACTTTAGGGGGCTTAATCCACGTTCTTTTGATGGCAGAGGTAACTACAATTTTGGTCTTTTGGAAGACTTGGTTTTTCCAGAAATTTCTTACGACATGATCGATAAGACTCGAGGATTGGGTATTTCAATAACCACTACGGCAAAAACTGACGAAGAAGCCTTTGAGCTTTTAAAGGCACTGGGTTTCCCATTCATGGAACGATAG
- the rpsC gene encoding 30S ribosomal protein S3 yields the protein MGQKIHPYGFRLGVTKNWRSRWVAPFEKYPEYIVQDEKIRTLINKHYGHAGISSVEIERLGNKMRVIIWTARPGMIIGKQGAEIERLREEIVKLLKNDYEVRIAIYEVKNPETDAQIVSDSIARQIERRVSYKRAMKQAISRAMRSGAQGIKIAVSGRLGGAEIARREWFVQGKLPLSTLKSDVDYGYSIAVTKYGTIGVKCWIYKGDVEDLQELLPPRGLERAERRPERHANA from the coding sequence GTGGGTCAAAAAATACATCCTTATGGTTTTAGATTGGGTGTTACAAAGAATTGGCGCAGCCGATGGGTTGCACCCTTCGAGAAGTACCCTGAATACATCGTCCAGGACGAAAAGATCAGGACGCTCATTAACAAGCATTACGGTCATGCAGGGATTTCCTCTGTGGAAATTGAGCGATTAGGTAACAAGATGCGTGTCATCATCTGGACTGCAAGACCTGGCATGATCATTGGAAAACAGGGTGCCGAAATTGAAAGGCTCAGAGAGGAAATCGTAAAGCTACTTAAGAACGATTACGAAGTGAGGATAGCCATTTACGAGGTCAAGAACCCAGAAACAGATGCGCAAATTGTTTCTGATAGCATAGCGCGTCAAATAGAACGGCGTGTTAGCTACAAGAGGGCTATGAAACAAGCAATAAGCAGAGCTATGCGTTCAGGTGCGCAGGGAATAAAGATTGCTGTTTCCGGACGTCTTGGTGGAGCTGAGATCGCTCGCCGTGAATGGTTCGTTCAGGGTAAACTGCCTCTGTCCACGCTTAAATCCGATGTGGACTATGGCTACAGTATTGCCGTAACAAAATACGGAACCATTGGTGTTAAATGTTGGATTTACAAAGGAGACGTAGAGGACTTACAGGAACTTCTACCTCCGAGAGGCCTAGAAAGGGCAGAGAGGAGGCCAGAAAGACATGCTAATGCCTAA
- a CDS encoding type Z 30S ribosomal protein S14, producing the protein MARKALKIKAEKEPKFSTRKYTRCKICGRSRAVYRDFGICRLCLRELAHKGSIPGLKKASW; encoded by the coding sequence ATGGCCAGAAAAGCACTGAAAATAAAAGCTGAGAAGGAACCAAAGTTTTCTACTCGAAAGTACACCAGATGCAAAATATGCGGCAGGTCCAGGGCTGTTTACAGAGACTTTGGGATTTGTCGTTTGTGTCTGCGTGAACTTGCTCACAAGGGTTCCATTCCAGGTCTAAAGAAAGCTTCTTGGTGA
- the tuf gene encoding elongation factor Tu codes for MAKEKFERTKPHVNVGTIGHIDHGKTTLTAAITQTLAAEGLAKPQGYFDIDKAPEEKARGITINITHVEYETPKRHYAHIDCPGHADYIKNMITGAAQMDGAILVVAATDGVMPQTREHVLLARQVNVPAMVVFINKTDMVDDPELVELVEMEVRDLLNRYGFPGDEVPVIKGSALEALEVLSKNPQTKRGENEWVDRIWELIDAMDSYIPDPVREVDKPFLMPIEDVFSITGRGTVVTGRVERGRLKVGEEVEIVGLREGIRKTVVTGIEMFRKTLDEAMAGDNVGLLLRGIGKDEVERGEVVAKVGSIRPYKKFRAQVYVLKKEEGGRHTPFFNGYRPQFYIRTTDVTGTIKLDPGVEMVMPGDNAEFEVELIYPVALEEGMRFAIREGGRTVGAGVITKLLE; via the coding sequence ATGGCGAAAGAGAAGTTTGAGAGGACGAAGCCGCACGTAAATGTAGGGACCATAGGGCACATAGACCATGGTAAGACGACATTGACGGCAGCGATAACGCAGACATTGGCAGCGGAAGGTTTAGCGAAGCCGCAGGGATACTTTGACATAGACAAAGCACCGGAAGAGAAAGCGAGAGGCATAACGATAAACATAACGCACGTAGAATACGAGACACCGAAGAGGCACTATGCGCACATAGACTGTCCAGGGCACGCAGACTACATCAAGAACATGATCACAGGGGCAGCGCAGATGGACGGAGCGATTCTGGTAGTAGCGGCTACAGACGGAGTAATGCCACAGACGAGGGAGCACGTACTACTAGCAAGGCAAGTGAACGTACCTGCGATGGTGGTATTCATTAACAAGACAGACATGGTAGACGATCCTGAGCTAGTGGAGCTAGTAGAGATGGAAGTAAGGGACTTACTGAACCGATATGGATTTCCAGGAGACGAAGTACCAGTGATAAAGGGGTCAGCGCTAGAGGCACTAGAGGTACTAAGCAAGAACCCGCAGACGAAGCGTGGGGAGAACGAATGGGTAGACCGGATATGGGAGCTCATAGATGCAATGGACAGCTACATACCGGACCCAGTAAGGGAAGTAGACAAGCCATTCCTTATGCCGATAGAGGACGTATTTAGCATAACTGGGCGTGGGACAGTAGTTACAGGAAGGGTAGAGCGAGGAAGGCTAAAAGTAGGGGAAGAAGTAGAGATAGTAGGATTACGAGAAGGTATAAGGAAGACAGTAGTAACAGGCATAGAGATGTTCCGTAAGACGTTAGACGAAGCGATGGCAGGAGACAACGTAGGGTTATTGTTAAGGGGCATAGGGAAAGACGAAGTAGAGCGAGGGGAAGTAGTAGCGAAGGTAGGGTCAATAAGGCCATACAAGAAGTTCAGGGCGCAAGTGTATGTATTGAAGAAAGAGGAAGGTGGAAGGCACACACCATTCTTCAATGGATACAGGCCACAATTCTACATAAGGACAACAGACGTAACTGGGACAATAAAGCTAGACCCAGGAGTAGAGATGGTAATGCCAGGAGACAATGCAGAGTTCGAAGTAGAACTGATCTACCCCGTAGCATTAGAAGAGGGCATGAGATTTGCAATCAGAGAAGGCGGAAGGACAGTAGGAGCTGGTGTTATCACCAAGCTCTTGGAATAA
- the rplV gene encoding 50S ribosomal protein L22, producing the protein MEEQQMAKATAKYVRISPRKARLVVDEIRNKSVSEARAILKYSPNKAARFTLKVLNSAVANAVNNNGLDEERLYVYRVFVDEGPRLKRYYPRAFGRADIMKRRLSHITVIVKER; encoded by the coding sequence ATGGAAGAACAACAGATGGCTAAGGCAACAGCAAAATACGTCAGAATATCGCCTAGGAAGGCTCGCTTGGTAGTGGACGAAATCAGAAACAAGTCCGTTTCTGAAGCCAGGGCGATTTTAAAGTACTCTCCCAACAAGGCTGCCAGGTTCACACTCAAGGTTCTGAACTCTGCAGTGGCGAATGCAGTCAATAATAATGGGTTGGACGAGGAACGCCTGTACGTGTATCGTGTTTTTGTGGACGAAGGGCCAAGGCTGAAGAGGTATTATCCTCGGGCTTTTGGTAGAGCGGACATCATGAAAAGGCGTTTGAGTCACATTACCGTCATCGTTAAAGAAAGATAG
- the rpsH gene encoding 30S ribosomal protein S8 gives MVQDTISDLFIRLKNASHARLERVEGIPYGKYQEEILKVLVREGYIKGYEIEEKEGKKYLSVQLKFGPGKQPVLNEVRLISVPSRRIYAKKNDIPKVMNGLGIAILTTSAGVLSDAEARQKGVGGQIICYVW, from the coding sequence ATGGTTCAAGATACAATATCTGATTTGTTCATAAGATTAAAGAATGCTAGCCATGCTCGGTTAGAGAGGGTGGAAGGTATCCCTTACGGCAAGTACCAAGAAGAAATACTGAAAGTTTTGGTACGCGAGGGCTACATTAAGGGCTACGAGATCGAAGAAAAGGAAGGTAAGAAATACCTCAGTGTGCAGCTCAAGTTTGGCCCTGGAAAGCAACCTGTGCTTAACGAAGTCAGGCTCATAAGCGTGCCGTCACGCAGAATTTACGCTAAGAAGAATGACATTCCAAAGGTAATGAATGGTCTAGGCATTGCCATTCTAACTACGTCGGCTGGTGTACTGTCTGATGCTGAAGCACGTCAAAAAGGTGTCGGCGGTCAAATAATCTGCTACGTTTGGTGA
- the rpsJ gene encoding 30S ribosomal protein S10 yields MSAQRIRIKLRSYDHRLLDQSAKRIVEVAKRTGAKVAGPIPLPTDRRVYCVTRSPHIDKDSREHFEIKMHKRLIDIIDPTQETVSNLMSLELPAGVDIHLKL; encoded by the coding sequence ATGTCAGCACAACGAATACGCATAAAACTACGCTCATATGATCACAGGTTGCTGGATCAGTCAGCAAAGCGCATTGTGGAAGTAGCTAAGAGAACGGGTGCGAAAGTGGCTGGGCCCATACCGTTACCCACAGATCGCAGAGTGTATTGTGTGACCCGTTCTCCACACATAGATAAGGATTCTAGGGAACATTTTGAGATTAAGATGCACAAGCGTCTCATCGACATCATCGATCCAACTCAGGAAACAGTATCTAACTTGATGAGCTTGGAGCTTCCCGCTGGGGTCGATATACATCTGAAGCTTTAG
- the rpsQ gene encoding 30S ribosomal protein S17, which yields MRRRFVGVVVSDKMDKTRVVITERMERHPLYKKEMRRTTKFYVHDENNASKEGDIVLIEEYRPMSRLKRFNLVKVLGRKQLEEEVEEDDQTLHEA from the coding sequence ATGAGGCGTCGATTTGTTGGCGTTGTTGTGTCGGATAAAATGGACAAGACCCGCGTTGTCATAACAGAGCGCATGGAGAGACATCCTCTTTACAAGAAGGAGATGCGTAGAACTACGAAATTCTACGTGCATGACGAGAATAATGCCTCCAAAGAGGGAGACATAGTTCTTATTGAGGAGTATAGGCCTATGTCGCGTCTAAAACGCTTCAATTTAGTAAAAGTTCTTGGTAGGAAGCAGCTGGAGGAGGAGGTAGAAGAAGATGATCAGACCTTACACGAAGCTTAA
- the rpmC gene encoding 50S ribosomal protein L29, with product MQGTELREKTTEELEALLKELRAKLVNLKFQLSVGKLTDHTAITKTKRDIARVLTVLRERGIKL from the coding sequence ATGCAAGGGACAGAATTAAGAGAAAAAACAACGGAAGAATTAGAAGCTCTGCTAAAAGAATTAAGGGCAAAATTGGTGAATCTAAAATTTCAGCTTTCCGTGGGTAAGCTGACAGATCATACTGCAATTACAAAGACTAAAAGAGATATTGCACGAGTGCTTACGGTGCTAAGAGAGAGGGGAATAAAGCTATGA
- the rplX gene encoding 50S ribosomal protein L24, with translation MKLNIKTGDLVEVISGKEKGKRGKVTKAFPKENKVVVQGVNIVTKATRPTQKDPQGGLKKFEAPILANKVMVVCPKCDKPTRIGHKFLEDGKKVRVCVRCGEVLD, from the coding sequence ATGAAGTTAAACATAAAAACGGGCGACCTAGTAGAAGTTATAAGCGGCAAAGAAAAAGGTAAACGCGGCAAAGTAACTAAGGCTTTCCCAAAGGAGAATAAAGTTGTAGTCCAAGGAGTGAATATTGTTACGAAGGCAACGAGGCCCACACAGAAGGACCCACAAGGCGGACTGAAAAAGTTTGAAGCACCTATTCTGGCGAATAAGGTCATGGTAGTTTGTCCTAAATGTGATAAACCAACCAGAATTGGCCATAAGTTCTTAGAAGATGGTAAGAAAGTGCGCGTTTGCGTCCGCTGCGGCGAAGTTCTGGATTAA